A region of Caldicoprobacter guelmensis DNA encodes the following proteins:
- a CDS encoding nucleotidyltransferase domain-containing protein translates to MDIKHILEKIAEPLSGVSGVVGVVLGGSRARGTNRIDSDIDIGIYYDLSKLDLSKINSIATELDDYHRENIITPIGGWGEWVNAGGWLVIDGVHVDFILRDIKRVEQVICDSIDGKISAHYHWGHPHAYINVMYMGELAICKILVDINGQLQALKAKTIPYPSNIKKAVIEKFLPEAEFSLTIAENNAGNDDIYYVAGHIFRVISCINQVLFAVNEEYCINEKKAVKMIAGFSKVPCNYKERVDEIFSSLSHNPNECSIVCRKLRALVEEVRLITQ, encoded by the coding sequence TTGGATATAAAACATATTTTGGAAAAAATTGCAGAGCCACTAAGTGGGGTATCAGGAGTTGTTGGTGTCGTGTTGGGTGGTTCAAGAGCCCGTGGAACTAACAGAATTGACTCAGACATAGATATTGGCATTTATTATGATTTGAGCAAATTGGATTTGTCTAAAATAAACTCTATCGCAACCGAGCTGGATGATTATCATCGTGAGAACATCATTACACCGATTGGAGGCTGGGGAGAATGGGTTAACGCGGGTGGTTGGCTGGTTATAGATGGAGTCCATGTTGATTTTATTTTAAGGGATATAAAGCGGGTAGAACAGGTTATCTGTGATAGTATCGATGGCAAAATTTCAGCTCATTATCACTGGGGACATCCACATGCATACATAAATGTTATGTACATGGGTGAACTTGCTATATGCAAAATTCTTGTTGACATCAACGGGCAATTACAAGCGTTAAAGGCCAAAACCATACCTTACCCTTCAAATATCAAGAAAGCCGTAATTGAAAAATTTTTGCCGGAAGCAGAGTTTTCTCTGACAATTGCTGAAAATAATGCTGGTAATGATGATATTTACTATGTTGCAGGTCATATTTTCAGAGTGATATCATGTATAAACCAAGTTTTGTTTGCTGTAAATGAGGAGTACTGCATAAACGAAAAAAAAGCGGTGAAGATGATAGCTGGGTTCTCAAAAGTACCATGTAACTATAAAGAGAGGGTAGATGAAATATTCTCATCATTATCTCATAATCCGAATGAATGCAGTATAGTTTGCCGTAAATTGAGAGCATTGGTGGAGGAAGTTAGGTTAATTACTCAATAA
- a CDS encoding cytidine deaminase family protein, with protein MDFNDLYQIAKSVVNPRKLSDHAEAGGVGAAILAESGKVYTGVCIDTACSMGFCAEHAAAAAMVTAGESRVLKMIAVGWDGRIMSPCGRCREFISQLHDENLNAQVMVDEGVVVTIGQLLPYDWKKEV; from the coding sequence ATGGATTTTAATGACCTATATCAAATAGCTAAATCGGTGGTAAATCCCCGGAAGCTTTCTGATCATGCTGAAGCAGGCGGGGTGGGAGCAGCAATCCTTGCGGAAAGCGGAAAGGTATATACGGGCGTGTGCATCGATACAGCATGTTCAATGGGATTTTGTGCCGAGCACGCTGCAGCAGCTGCCATGGTAACTGCTGGAGAAAGCCGCGTGCTTAAAATGATTGCTGTGGGGTGGGATGGGCGTATTATGTCTCCCTGCGGCCGTTGTCGGGAATTCATAAGCCAGCTCCATGACGAAAACTTAAATGCCCAGGTGATGGTTGATGAAGGAGTTGTGGTAACCATAGGGCAGCTTCTTCCATATGATTGGAAGAAAGAAGTTTAA
- a CDS encoding transposase, with protein MLLNLHLALYYRTNIFRLSLLRVKMGTEEYIRIASQRARIEGIPSVVKRKYKVDFMPVRGLLRSKLWFGFKIAAMNFKSLLKWIKKDRKNRLTPSFLYSFLYLCSLVWLFFDNRFKKFYLEPILFVG; from the coding sequence ATGTTGCTGAACTTACACCTGGCTTTATACTATAGAACAAATATTTTTCGGTTGAGCTTGTTGCGAGTGAAGATGGGGACAGAAGAGTACATAAGAATAGCGAGTCAAAGAGCCAGGATAGAGGGTATACCATCAGTAGTGAAGAGGAAATACAAAGTGGACTTTATGCCGGTAAGGGGATTATTGCGTTCAAAATTGTGGTTTGGGTTTAAGATAGCAGCCATGAATTTCAAGAGTTTATTGAAATGGATAAAGAAGGATCGGAAGAACAGATTAACTCCTTCTTTTTTATACTCATTTTTATATTTGTGTTCATTGGTTTGGTTGTTTTTCGACAATAGGTTTAAGAAATTTTATTTAGAACCGATACTTTTTGTGGGATAA
- a CDS encoding DUF3221 domain-containing protein, translating to MKRSSLFFVLLSIILLVLSSCGSAGNRDEASFNADVLENNQSSLLVQPVEGSRELSSADKIVVYINDDVKLVDSQGKEIEVSQIKAGDKVQVFYNGAIAESYPAQIHKCYKVKLMD from the coding sequence ATGAAAAGGAGCAGTTTGTTTTTTGTATTGTTATCAATAATATTGCTTGTTTTATCGTCCTGCGGCAGTGCTGGCAACAGGGATGAGGCAAGCTTCAATGCTGATGTCCTTGAGAATAATCAGTCAAGCCTGCTGGTACAGCCTGTGGAAGGCTCCAGAGAACTTAGCTCAGCCGACAAGATTGTGGTGTATATAAATGATGATGTGAAGTTGGTTGATTCTCAAGGCAAAGAGATAGAGGTTAGCCAGATAAAAGCGGGGGACAAGGTTCAAGTATTCTATAATGGAGCTATAGCAGAAAGCTATCCTGCACAAATACATAAATGTTATAAGGTTAAGTTGATGGACTAA